Genomic DNA from Schistocerca americana isolate TAMUIC-IGC-003095 chromosome 6, iqSchAmer2.1, whole genome shotgun sequence:
CAATTCGTCAATTCATACGTCACAAGTGATATTAGAGTATGCAATGCATGGTTGAGATGACAGCAATGGAAGCAAAACAAAGCCGTGCTGCACACAGGAAGAGAGACCAattaaataatgatgataataatcctTGTCTGAAGGTTAATTTCGATTTGAAATATCTGAAATACGTCTTGATTACGAATAAAACAACCCTCTTAATTTAAGAATTCCTGTTTCAGGAGCAGGAAATGTCACTCAAATGCTTAGGTGCCAACAATTATGACAAAGACGCATGCAGTAAGCATTTTGACAACTATAATGCGTGCAAGAAATTCTGGGTGAGCAGAGactttgttcctttttatttcgtCTAACAACGAAGAGAATAGATATGCATACCCTACAACTGTAATTGTTAGCCTACTTACATTGAGTTACCTTTAACCAAATACAAATGATCATTTAAAGCATTAGTATGAATTGGGTGTGAAAAAAGCAGTTCCACACAGGGTCGTTGCAAACCCCAAATACTTACCACGATAGTGTCAGCTCATTATGTCATTGTCAGAGTGATGACTTTGTTGGTTATAAAAACACGCACCGTACAAATCTAACGCGTTTCTAATACAAATTGATCAGTCACTTGAAAATCACTACATAGTAGTTATTTTCCATGATAATGTAATGTGAAGTATTGTAAAAATTAATGGTGTCGAGCGGCAGAAACCCATTTTTTCTTTCGAACTGTTGGTAAAAACATGAAGCAACTCGTATATTAAGGATAGTGCAATTGTTTTCCAAAATAGCAGTGAGTGAACACGAAAGTACATATTTGGCTTTgcagttataattaaaagaaacaGTAAGTTTTAAGGTAACTTCGCCTTTGTGAAGGTAAGTCAATATCATTTCAACCTCATCGTGTCAGATTTTGATCTTGTGTGTACACATCCCCCTGTGAAACACTACTGTGCCTAGGTGGGATGACTTGTGTGCTTCAACAATAGAGATAGCGGTTCCGTTGGTGTAACCACAACACAGAGGTATCTGTGGACAGTCGAGATAAACCTGTGCTTCATGGAGGGAGGGGCAGCAGCTAGTGGCAGTGGTCTGGGTGGTAGATCGACTTAGCTTTGTAATATTAACCAAactggccttgctgtgttggtactgcaaaTGGCCGAATGCAGGAGCAcctacagctgttatttttcccAAGACCATACAGTTGTGCTATATGGCTTAATGAAAATGTCGtcacagtccggaactgcgcgactgctacggtcgcaggttcgaatcctgcctcgggcatggatgtgtgtgatgtccttaggttggttaggtttaagtagttctaagt
This window encodes:
- the LOC124619680 gene encoding coiled-coil-helix-coiled-coil-helix domain-containing protein 7, coding for MQCMVEMTAMEAKQSRAAHRKRDQLNNDDNNPCLKEQEMSLKCLGANNYDKDACSKHFDNYNACKKFWDAVRSDRRMKGIVPYLPPAEEREKVKEEYISTLRR